A stretch of the uncultured Desulfobacter sp. genome encodes the following:
- a CDS encoding AI-2E family transporter has protein sequence MVKSSEGNRRNALVNLAASVGVIAGMKAASSLIVPFLLALFLKKIKVPDVIAFLLILMLVIGLWMLLVVVLGSTLQEFTRRVPAYQDRMKQLISDGYTWLLAHDIAVDRSMVDSIFDPGKIMRLVTSLMNSLVAILKNVFFILLMFAFLIIEASGIPDKIKTIRHNREGSLSSYDAVIGMENRYLGIKFITSIITGAMIYMGLLYIGVDFSILWAVLSFILNFVPTIGSLIASIPAILLALVQLGPVYAFGTSLLFLFVNTAVGTIAEPRIMGQRVGLSSIVVFHSSGPQ, from the coding sequence ATGGTTAAAAGCAGCGAAGGCAACAGGCGTAATGCATTGGTCAATCTCGCAGCCTCTGTGGGTGTGATTGCCGGAATGAAGGCGGCAAGTTCGCTTATTGTTCCTTTTTTGCTGGCACTTTTTTTGAAGAAAATCAAGGTTCCCGATGTTATTGCTTTTCTGTTGATTTTGATGCTGGTGATCGGGCTGTGGATGTTGCTGGTTGTTGTTTTGGGATCAACTCTTCAGGAGTTTACCCGCAGAGTGCCTGCATATCAAGACAGGATGAAACAACTTATCAGCGACGGATACACCTGGCTGCTGGCCCATGATATTGCCGTTGACAGGTCCATGGTTGATTCAATTTTTGATCCCGGCAAGATTATGAGACTTGTGACTAGTTTGATGAACAGTCTGGTGGCGATTTTAAAAAATGTTTTTTTTATTTTATTGATGTTTGCTTTCCTGATTATCGAGGCCAGCGGTATCCCGGATAAGATTAAAACTATCAGGCATAACAGGGAGGGCAGTCTCTCATCCTATGACGCGGTTATCGGTATGGAGAACCGGTATCTGGGAATTAAATTCATAACCAGTATTATAACCGGTGCCATGATTTATATGGGGCTTTTGTATATCGGCGTGGATTTTTCCATCCTGTGGGCAGTATTGAGTTTTATTCTAAATTTTGTTCCTACCATCGGATCACTGATTGCATCCATTCCGGCCATATTGCTTGCCCTTGTTCAGCTTGGCCCGGTGTATGCGTTTGGTACGTCCTTACTCTTTTTGTTCGTTAATACAGCGGTCGGGACCATAGCAGAGCCTCGCATAATGGGGCAGCGGGTCGGCCTTTCTTCCATAGTGGTTTTCCATTCTTCTGGCCCCCAATAG
- a CDS encoding alpha/beta hydrolase, whose product MTWSARIYMPEGDGPFPLLLDVHGGAWGTGGCADNETLDTALAGSGLVVVAVELRKAPAYPYPSQVMDVNFATRWAKAHAGEFNAVPDGVGGLGTSSGGHTLFLSAMRPFDVRYGSLNLPETEGMDARLAGDRPLCTVSVCKAE is encoded by the coding sequence GTGACATGGTCAGCACGCATTTACATGCCCGAAGGTGACGGGCCATTTCCCCTTCTTCTGGATGTACATGGTGGGGCCTGGGGGACAGGTGGGTGTGCCGATAATGAAACTCTTGATACGGCTTTGGCTGGAAGCGGGCTGGTCGTGGTAGCCGTCGAATTGCGGAAGGCGCCAGCGTACCCGTACCCTTCCCAGGTGATGGATGTAAATTTTGCAACGCGCTGGGCCAAGGCCCATGCCGGGGAGTTCAATGCGGTTCCGGACGGCGTGGGGGGCTTGGGAACGTCCAGCGGGGGGCATACCCTGTTCCTGTCAGCCATGCGCCCCTTTGATGTACGCTATGGTAGCTTGAATCTTCCGGAAACAGAGGGCATGGATGCACGCCTGGCCGGTGATCGACCCCTATGCACGGTATCTGTATGCAAAGCAGAATAA